The following are encoded together in the Methanosarcina flavescens genome:
- a CDS encoding antibiotic biosynthesis monooxygenase family protein has protein sequence MVIVYFFIKHRVEDYSKWEPVFDEDGSRREKAGCKGWQLFRSLDDPNEIFILLEWDTKENATGFVESEELRKIMKKAGVITKPEIHFFEKIEDFSL, from the coding sequence ATAGTTATAGTATATTTTTTTATAAAGCACAGGGTCGAAGATTATTCAAAGTGGGAACCTGTTTTTGATGAAGATGGATCAAGGAGAGAAAAAGCAGGCTGTAAAGGCTGGCAGCTTTTCCGCAGTTTGGATGACCCCAATGAGATCTTCATCCTTTTGGAATGGGATACAAAAGAAAACGCAACCGGGTTCGTAGAATCTGAAGAACTGAGAAAAATAATGAAAAAAGCAGGAGTAATCACAAAACCTGAAATCCACTTTTTTGAGAAAATCGAGGATTTTTCATTATGA
- a CDS encoding erythromycin esterase family protein, which produces MKKNLSLHRNSGPEYTILDDWILHETIPFSIDSPEIFNVAVDRVITSLDNSVKLLGFGEALHGGEDILILRNRLFQRLVEAHGYSAIAIESSFPRAHLVNEYIAGHGPASYEDLQDSGFSHGFGGLDANRELVEWIRQYNADSSHPVKLRFYGFDSPTEMTFSDSPRQILYFILDYLASIDSVSSQKHRERIDAFLGQDSDWENPDAMMDPSKSIGLSPAATSLRIEVEDLIMELRLRRPELVAKSDESRYLEAVQYAVLSRQLLNYHAVLARTSAKPKERLVEGLGIRDLIMADNLTYIVFRERGRGKVFAFAHNSHLQRGKAQWQLGTDLLIWWPAGAQLNEIFGSHYAVIGTAVGVSEANGISEPEAGTLEARLTSSPGPGRFIPTYKGQGLPASEIEALPIRSGSMKNSTYFALTPQSFTDFDWLAVLDSTEYSRGGPPLQ; this is translated from the coding sequence ATGAAAAAAAATCTATCTCTTCACAGAAATTCCGGCCCGGAGTATACCATTCTAGACGACTGGATTTTACACGAAACGATTCCTTTCTCTATAGATTCACCCGAAATCTTCAACGTCGCCGTCGACAGGGTTATCACCTCACTTGATAACTCGGTGAAGTTGCTTGGCTTTGGAGAAGCACTTCATGGCGGCGAAGATATTCTTATACTTCGCAACCGGCTTTTCCAGCGCCTGGTAGAAGCACACGGCTACAGTGCCATTGCCATCGAAAGCAGTTTCCCCAGAGCGCACCTTGTGAATGAGTACATAGCTGGCCACGGTCCGGCATCGTATGAGGATTTGCAGGATTCCGGATTTAGCCACGGTTTTGGCGGGCTCGACGCGAATCGAGAGCTGGTGGAGTGGATACGGCAATACAACGCTGATTCTTCCCATCCAGTCAAACTTCGATTCTATGGCTTCGATAGCCCGACAGAAATGACCTTCAGCGATAGCCCAAGGCAAATTCTATACTTTATTCTCGATTACCTTGCCTCGATCGATAGTGTCAGCAGCCAGAAACATCGGGAGCGTATAGACGCATTTCTTGGTCAGGACTCTGATTGGGAGAATCCTGATGCAATGATGGACCCATCTAAGTCAATAGGCTTATCCCCGGCTGCAACCTCACTTCGGATTGAGGTGGAAGATCTCATTATGGAATTGCGCTTACGCCGTCCCGAATTGGTAGCTAAGAGTGATGAGAGCCGTTATCTGGAAGCTGTGCAATATGCAGTGCTCTCCAGGCAGTTACTTAACTATCATGCGGTGCTGGCGCGGACTTCTGCCAAACCAAAAGAAAGGCTTGTCGAAGGCCTCGGCATTCGTGACCTGATAATGGCAGATAATCTGACGTATATAGTGTTCCGTGAACGCGGCAGGGGAAAAGTTTTTGCCTTCGCTCACAACAGCCACCTGCAGCGTGGAAAGGCGCAATGGCAACTGGGCACTGATTTACTCATCTGGTGGCCAGCAGGAGCCCAACTCAATGAGATATTCGGCTCACATTATGCCGTAATCGGAACAGCCGTGGGCGTTTCAGAAGCCAATGGCATCAGTGAACCCGAAGCCGGTACTCTTGAGGCTCGATTGACCAGCTCACCAGGACCGGGGCGATTCATTCCAACCTATAAAGGTCAGGGACTTCCAGCTTCTGAAATTGAAGCTCTTCCAATTCGCTCGGGCAGTATGAAGAATTCGACTTACTTCGCACTAACTCCGCAAAGCTTCACTGACTTTGACTGGCTTGCTGTCTTGGATTCAACGGAATACAGCCGCGGTGGCCCTCCATTGCAATAA
- a CDS encoding DUF1699 family protein yields the protein MKIRVVSSKEEIFTLNPNERVVHLAFRPSNKDIFTLVETCPKIEAIQIPKSYRRTVSKSIGMFLEMQRIQLIEGDVWGHRKDINEYYIIPTSVFEKIKEMKIAGKSNEVIEERILRESRLNPDMVAYIMSKEAQAWA from the coding sequence ATGAAGATTAGAGTAGTTAGCTCAAAAGAAGAAATCTTTACATTAAATCCTAATGAACGTGTTGTTCACCTGGCTTTCAGGCCGTCGAACAAGGATATTTTTACACTTGTCGAAACCTGCCCGAAAATTGAGGCTATACAAATTCCAAAATCTTACAGACGTACGGTCTCAAAATCCATTGGAATGTTCCTTGAAATGCAGAGAATCCAGCTTATTGAAGGCGATGTTTGGGGTCACAGAAAGGATATAAACGAGTATTATATCATTCCCACCTCGGTCTTTGAGAAAATAAAGGAAATGAAGATTGCAGGTAAATCCAATGAGGTGATTGAGGAGAGAATCTTAAGGGAAAGCAGACTTAACCCTGATATGGTTGCCTACATTATGAGCAAAGAAGCTCAAGCCTGGGCTTGA